A window from Pseudomonas sp. MRSN 12121 encodes these proteins:
- a CDS encoding SDR family oxidoreductase: MTSTLFITGATSGFGEACARRFAEAGWSLVLTGRRQERLEALCAELSKQTEVHGLVLDVRDRKAMEEAIANLPPSFAKLRGLINNAGLALGVDPAPKCDLDDWDTMVDTNIKGLMYSTRLLLPRLIAHGRGASIVNLGSIAGNYPYPGSHVYGASKAFVKQFSLNLRCDLQGTGVRVTNIEPGLCESEFSLVRFNGDQARYDATYAGAEPIQPQDIADTIFWVLNTPAHVNINSLELMPVSQTWAGFAIERNARG, encoded by the coding sequence ATGACTTCCACCCTGTTTATCACCGGCGCGACCTCCGGTTTTGGCGAAGCCTGTGCCCGTCGTTTTGCCGAGGCTGGCTGGTCGCTGGTGTTGACCGGTCGCCGCCAGGAGCGTCTCGAAGCCTTGTGCGCCGAACTCTCGAAGCAGACCGAAGTGCATGGCCTGGTACTGGATGTGCGCGACCGCAAGGCCATGGAAGAGGCGATCGCCAACCTGCCGCCGTCCTTCGCCAAGCTGCGCGGCCTGATCAACAACGCCGGCCTGGCCCTGGGCGTCGACCCGGCACCCAAGTGCGACCTGGACGACTGGGACACCATGGTCGACACCAACATCAAGGGCCTGATGTACAGCACCCGCCTGCTGCTGCCGCGCCTGATCGCCCATGGCCGTGGCGCCAGCATCGTCAACCTCGGCTCCATCGCCGGCAACTATCCGTACCCGGGCAGCCACGTGTATGGCGCGAGCAAGGCGTTCGTCAAACAGTTCTCCCTGAACCTGCGCTGCGACCTGCAAGGTACCGGCGTGCGGGTGACCAACATCGAGCCGGGCCTGTGCGAAAGCGAGTTCTCGCTGGTGCGCTTCAACGGCGACCAGGCGCGTTATGACGCCACCTACGCCGGCGCCGAGCCGATCCAGCCGCAGGACATCGCCGACACCATCTTCTGGGTGCTCAACACGCCGGCCCACGTCAATATCAACAGCCTGGAGCTGATGCCGGTGAGCCAGACCTGGGCCGGTTTCGCCATCGAGCGCAACGCCAGGGGTTGA
- a CDS encoding cation diffusion facilitator family transporter — protein MSNRGEQALLKQSTILMFAVAIAGIVTGFVSGAESILFDGFFSLIATFIKVLMLITAKLIAKQSNHRFQFGFWHLEPMVLLIEGSFLLLIAIYALLNGVFGILNGGREIELGMVIVYAAVFTVVEFAYFFYVRHRNRRLKSSLIQFDNISWLVDAMLSVGLLVSFVTALLLKQYGHGEWAVYVDPLILIVLALSMLPPAFKILRPALRDVLGIAPDQLDDKVRSVMDAAKARHGFDDYISYVQKHGRARFIEIHIVLPAGYPLHGVATLDVLREEISTALGQADAARWLTISFTGDRKWIA, from the coding sequence GTGAGTAACCGAGGTGAGCAGGCCCTGCTCAAACAATCGACCATCCTGATGTTCGCCGTGGCGATCGCCGGGATAGTCACAGGCTTCGTTTCCGGAGCCGAATCCATCCTGTTCGATGGTTTCTTTTCGCTGATCGCCACCTTTATCAAGGTCCTGATGCTGATCACCGCCAAGCTGATCGCCAAGCAAAGCAACCATCGCTTCCAGTTCGGCTTCTGGCACCTGGAGCCCATGGTGCTGCTGATCGAAGGCAGTTTCCTGTTGCTGATCGCCATCTATGCGCTGCTCAACGGGGTGTTCGGCATCCTCAACGGCGGGCGCGAGATCGAGCTGGGGATGGTGATCGTCTACGCGGCGGTGTTCACCGTCGTCGAGTTCGCCTACTTCTTCTATGTCCGGCACCGTAACCGCCGGCTCAAGTCGTCGCTGATCCAGTTCGACAACATCAGCTGGCTGGTGGACGCCATGCTGTCGGTGGGGCTGCTGGTCAGCTTCGTCACGGCCTTGTTGCTCAAGCAGTATGGGCACGGCGAGTGGGCGGTGTATGTCGACCCGCTGATCCTCATTGTGCTGGCGCTGAGCATGCTGCCGCCGGCGTTCAAGATTCTCCGGCCGGCCCTGCGCGATGTGCTGGGCATCGCCCCGGACCAGCTGGACGACAAGGTGCGCAGCGTGATGGACGCCGCCAAGGCCCGGCACGGTTTCGACGACTACATCTCGTATGTGCAGAAGCACGGGCGGGCGCGCTTCATCGAAATCCACATCGTGCTGCCGGCGGGTTATCCCCTGCACGGCGTGGCGACCCTGGACGTACTGCGCGAAGAGATATCCACAGCCCTGGGCCAGGCCGATGCCGCGCGCTGGCTGACCATCAGCTTTACCGGCGACCGCAAGTGGATTGCCTGA